tcctCACTTGCAGCTCCATTCgctaagttgactcagaaagcagttaagttTCAGTGGTCAGACACTTGTGAGTAGAGTTTTCAGgagttaaagaagaggttgaccacCGCACATGTGTTAACCTTACCGACAGGTTCGGGTGGgttcacagtgtattgtgatgcctccgTAGTTGGTCTTGGTTGTGTTCTTATACAAGATGGAAAAGTTATTTCTTATGCTTCCAggcagttaaagaatcatgagaagaactaccccataCACTACTTGGAGCTTGCAGTAGTGGTGTTTGCATTaaagatatggcgacactaccTTTATGGCAAGCATTCTGAAGTATTTACAAATCACAAAAGCCTCCAGTACATTTTCAAgcaaaaagaattaaatttgagACAAAGAAGGTGGCTCGAGCTATTAAGTGATTATGACATAAATATACTTTATCACCCAGGcaaagctaatgtggtagcagatgcaCTTAGTAGGAAGTCAATGGGTGTCCTAGCTCATCTTGCAGTACAAAGGCGAACTTTGGGTCGAGAAATTCAAAAACTAGCAAATGATGGAATTAGATTGGATGAGACCGAAGAAGGAGGTATAACTGCTTATGCCTTAGCGCAATCCTCTCTTGTTGCGCGTGTTAAGGATAAGCAAGACGAATATCCGTACTTAGtaaagttaaaagaaggagtcAGAAACAAAGAAATCACTGCTTTCACTCTAGGAAGTAACAGAGTTTTGAAGTTGAATGATCGGTTATGTGTGCGTGATGTAGATGGTCTTAGAAAGGCCATAATGGAAGAAGCTCACAGCTCGAGGTACTCTATCCACCCAGGTGCTACCAAAATATATCTGGACTTGAAAGAGTTGTATTGGTGGAAAGGCATGAAGAAGCAAGTAGCAGCTCATGTGGCTaaatgtttgaattgccagcaagtcAAAGCCGAGCATCAGAGGCCCGGTGGCCTAGCTCAAGATATAGAGATACCACAGTGGAAATgagagatgattaatatggattttgtagtaGGTCTACCTCGCACATACCATAAGCATGATTCAATTTGGGTTATTGTAGACCGACTCACAAAGTCCGCGCATTTCCTACCAGTAAAGACGACATATTCTGTAGAGTAGTATGcgcagttgtatatcaaagaaatagtccgaTTGCATGGTATTCCAGTTTCAATCATATctgatagaggccctcaattcacAATGCATTTCTGGCAGGCATTTTAGAAAAAATTAGGTACCAAGGTCAATTTGAGCACCgttttccatccacagaccgatggtcAGGCAGAAAGGACCATTCAGATACTCGAAGATATATTGCGagcatgtgttatagattttggaggtaattgggatgatcacttgccacttatagaatttgcttacaataacaactatcagTCCAGCATTGGTATGGCTCCTTATGAAGCGTTGTATGGGCGAagatgtaggtctccagtgggttggtttgaactaGCAGAGGTGTCATTGATTTACCCAGAGTTTGTTTGTGAGGCATTAGAGAAAGGCCAGCTAATCAGAGAAAGACTAAAAGCGGCCCAGAGTTGTCAAAAGTCCTATTCTGACAAGAGGCATCGTGACTTAGAGTTCATGGTTCGTGACAAGGTGTTTTTGAAAGTTTCACCAATAAAAGGAGttatgaggtttggcaagaaagggaAACTTAGTCCTAGATTTATCAGACCTTATGAAAttctagaaaagaaaagaaacgtGGCTTATGAGCTAGCGCTGCCCGTTGAGTTGTCCTCTGTTCATcctgtctttcatgtgtctatgcttaggAAGTACATTTATGATGAGTCGCATATAATACCTGCCGATACCATAGAAATTAAAGAAAGCTTGACTTATGAAGAATTACCTATAGAAATTCTCGATAGTCAAGTAAGAAAGTTGAGAACAAAAGATATAGCAtcggtaaaagttttgtggagtAATCATGATTCAAAAGAGTCTACGTGAGAGGTCGAGGAAGATATGAGAAAGAAATATCCATATTTATTTTAGGAAAAAGGTATGTGAACCTAGGTTTGGTTTggcatttatattttatttattaaatacaaGTTAGCATGTATTTATGTCTTTGCTAGATTATACTTAGTTGTTGAAGTAATTTAGTTTCTATTAGagtatatttaattattaaataatttagtATCATGCCATAGTACATTTAATTCATTAAAGTTATTTACTTTTTGCTGAAGTGTTGTGCTTTAGATTTTGGTTGGTTATGTGGTATCTCCTTGCCGGAACGTGAGTAATTAGTTTATGAGCCGTGTATGGTGCCTACGAATAGCCTGTTATAGTATATTTGGTTGTTGTTGGTGTAGTTGTGGTATTGGTGACAAGGATATTTTTTTTTGGATAGTCcaatttacaggggagactctgccgaaatttttaaaaatttagggagttagccaaatgtTTTGTCCCTTGGGAAAGTTAGTAGTGCtaagaaaacttaaaatttcaaagacTTAAGGAATGATTGTTAGCTTAAGAGTAGGGCCCTAGCAACATTCGAGAACGAATATTTTTAAGGAGGAAAGATTGTAACACTCCTCAAATGTATAAAAGTTTCAAGACACgctaaatatagaatttaattttttccccttaaattatacttctattacggatttaaacccttgtgatttacttttgagttacttctctatttataaataattggatGTACAATTAGggaaatattaataattttaatattattaatttttaacaatGGGTCAAATTAAATACTAGTTTAGTAAAAAAaagtaataaaaaaaaaaagagtcacGTGACTAACCCATAAAGTGGGTATTGAAAGGAAAACAAAGGGCTTAATGCCtttaagaaaacaaaaaaaaacattttgtttgtcacacacacacacacaaaaggcTTAAAGCCTTAATCGAAAAACCTTTGTTCATTCACAGGCGGAAGGCTAAAAAGCCTAATTCGAAATAGAGAAACATAACATTGTTCTGTTCACGCAGCAAGCACAAAGGCTACGAAACTTAACTTACACACGCAGGCAACGAAAATTCTAGGGTTCTTTACAAATCACTAATTCTTGAACTCATATATATAAAATTCCCTATTGTCAATTATCCTAAAGTAGTGGTAGGTAAGAATTGATTAGTTAATTTCCTTCTTTCTCTGtatcaaaattaaattttatgtttaggtatgaaactttaaaattaattaaaatgcacTGGTTGTGTAGAATTAATTATTTGACGGGTATAAATTAGACCGGGCCTGCGTATTGGCTCAAGGAGTTTTGAGTCgagttgatataaccctttactaaagtgATTTAACTCACAAAAGTATTCATACAAGGTGTTTGATGGATTGaagtttagatgatttattatgatatatgtgcataaatatTTAGATTTTTGTGTTATTTTTATATGTCATTTTCttgttgaaaatttatgaaaaagcaagaatctttagaaatacttttgaatgtttatttcattcttatgtCATGCTTTATATTTAAGGATACCAACATGAGTATGTATAGGATGTTTCagaaaagatttagacttgaaaagtcacaagaagaagttttagaaagaaaaaatttttgggagtatcctttATTATGATAAGGGCTCATCGTCCAGGTCGAGGGTCCTAACCAAGgcgttgacttcctgaaactacttgtgccaaagtagggagcacacgagcCGAGGGTCTCGTAACTGAGAATTTACTTAGCCAGGCTAAGGTATGATATATGAGCGCTGAGAATCATGAAACGAGTGACACctcgtggattgggcctattcgatcaggttgggatcgaaTCTGTACCGATCACACGGTGACTAAAACAGAAATAAgtcaggatagttggaactcccgaagtataaagtgaagtattttttttataagaaagaaaaagaaaaaaatttcttttagaatattcataaactgttgttatgcaattattttagaattgttcttagaAACTTTATGTTTTCCATGCATTTAGAACATTTGCTCgtaatgtatattttattaaagtttcgtcccctgtcgttgagactcactgagtacaatggatggtactgacgttctcttttgggaacctacGTTGGTCTGCGGTACAACGTGGGCACTGGCTTTGCAGGCGAGCAGGCTACGAGTTAGGACTTCCCTCACTTccagtgctattggtgagctccgcttTTATTCGTGGAGTACTCCTTTGAGTCGTCATTATTTAGCTATTTCTTTGTTTACTTAGAGAACTGGCCAGAAAATCTCATGTCCTGAGCAGTGCGTCAGTTTATCAGTAGAGGTTTCATAGACACAGTCGGTGGGTTAAGATTCAggtatttttaataataaatttacaatatttcAGTAGTTACTACGAATAACGTTTTGAAGttggtttattttagatatttaaattaattaaaagtatttggttaCAGTAGTGCCTTGTGGCATATAAAGTTTGAATTTATGATAGATTTGATAAGCGcagatggttcgctcggtcatgtttagtgatcgggtgccggtcccggcttgttcagaaaatgggtcgtgaTAGACAATGCAAAGTCTCCAAGGAATTTCAACTTATATCACTAATATTTGCAAA
The DNA window shown above is from Nicotiana tomentosiformis chromosome 8, ASM39032v3, whole genome shotgun sequence and carries:
- the LOC138898225 gene encoding uncharacterized protein, whose product is MAPYEALYGRRCRSPVGWFELAEVSLIYPEFVCEALEKGQLIRERLKAAQSCQKSYSDKRHRDLEFMVRDKVFLKVSPIKGVMRFGKKGKLSPRFIRPYEILEKKRNVAYELALPVELSSVHPVFHVSMLRKYIYDESHIIPADTIEIKESLTYEELPIEILDSQVRKLRTKDIASVKVLWSNHDSKEST